The genomic segment tgtttcgtgaggtaagcctgtattactgtgtacttctctcttagaactgcttttgcagcatcccacatattATGAactgttatatttttcttttttgtctccaTGTGTTATTTGACTTACTCTTTGatgtgttcattgatccactgattatttagaatcatCTAGTTTAGCCTCCACGTttgagtgtttttttgttttgttttcctcatgtaactgatttccagtttcataccattgtgatctgaaaagatgcttgatacaatttcaatctttttgaatttattggggCTCTTTTGTATCCTGTGATCTAGAGAATgttagaatgttccatgtgaatttgAGAAAAACGTGTATCCTGCTATTTGGGGGTGGAATGTTTGGTATTTATCTGTTAACTCTATCTGGTCTAAAGTGTCATTCAGtgcctttgtttcttcatttgttttctgtctggatgatttgTCCATGGATGTAAGTGTCCTGTTAAAATTTCCTAATATGGCTGTGTTAGTATGTCTCCCTTTAGgcttgttagtatttgttttgtatatatatacgtgctcctattttgggtgcatagatatttacaattgttacatccttttgttggactgatccgTTTATCACTGTGTAATatcgtctttgtctcttgttattttgttttgaagtctatttgcctGTATTGGCATAgctgctcctgcttttttctcacttttatttgtatgaagtatcttttttcatcccttgattttaaatatgtgcatGTCTTCAGGTCTGAAATCAGTCTCGTAGGAATCATACAGAtcagtcttgtttctttatccattattgacattttattgttttctggctatGTTTAtagttcttttctgttcctttcttcctatctTATATTATTCTCTtgctatttgatggttttctttagtgttctgCTTGGattcttctgttttactttttgtgTGTCTATTATAGCCTTTAGGTTTGTcattaccataaggttcatggatagtttcTAAAATATGTAACAGTCTATTAAGTTGATGGGCACTCTGTTTCAAACAgtctaaaagtactacttttttattctttttccttttccactcTCTCTATGTAAGATGTCATCATCTCCATCTTTTATGTATCCcatgactgattttgtatatagttgatttactacttttgtttttcttttaacttcatatttgcttagtaaacaattggtctactacctttccTGCAGGTTCATCTTCACTGATGAAAagtatttaggcttaagaacacttccacctacagaagtccctttaacatgtcCTGTAAGGCTGGTTAAAtgatggtgaattcttttaactttcatttatcctggaaacttttaatctctccttcaattcctAATGATAACCTTGCTAGGCTGAGGActcttggttgtaggttcttcctttcaatacattaaatatttcatgtcacgGCTTTCTGGCCAGTAAAGTTCCTGCTGAGaaatcagctgatagccttatgaTGTTATccttataggtaactgtctgcttctctcttgctgcttttaagattctctctttatcttaatctttgccgttttaattactatatgtcttggtgttgtcttcctggggttcttttTATTAAGCACTCTCTGCACTTCCAGAACCTGGGtgtccatttccttccccagattggggaagttttcagctattatttcttcaaagagactttcttctgctttgtctctctcttctccttctgggaccgcAATTATGCCAATATTGTTTcctttggagttgtcacacactTTCTCAGCATCTTagcttcttctcatttttagaaatccccttttctctctgttcctcagcttggttgttttcctgttctcaatTTTCCATATCATCGACTATTTCCTCTACTTCCAGCAGTCTActattcattctctccattgtattttttaatttcagttattgtattaaTCAGTTCTGAGTGACTTTTTTTCagttcctctctctctttgttgaagttctcactgagatcatcaattcttttccctAGATCAGTAAGCGCCTTTATGACTATTATTCTACCAAGAAGATTGGTAATGTCTATTTTATATAGCCCTCTTCCTGGTGTCTTATCTTGTTTTACTTGaagcatattcctctgccttctcattttgtctgggtttctgtgttccTTCTTTTGTGTGAGACAGATCTGTTCTGCTTCCTGGTCTGGAAAGTAGTGACTTTGTGAATAAGGTATAtactgtggtgcccagaagctcaaaacTCTTTACTCATCAGtgtctggttctcctttgcagtggaacCACAGTTGTTGGTGGGCTATGGGATGGttcacctttctgcctgtctgctggcagtggctgaCAGCTCGCCTCTGCATGCCCTGTGTGTGCCTTCTAGCACTTCTGCTGGGGGTCAGGCAGGGCCACTTTCTGCATGTCAGCAATTTTCCAGCACAGGGAAGTGTGTCGCAGGACTGAGCTACCAGTGAAGAAGATGGAGCATTTGGAGCTCCCACATGCACCAGACCACTTGGGCTGAGGGAGGCCTGGGGAAGCATCATCCTTGTgcatgggattcacatataaatcaagtataaaaatcaaatgaataatcatatctgacttgattgtttgtaATTCACCAATcaatagttcatgatgcatgatcaaaacagaaacagtttctgtgatatgactgcccttgcatattgttcaccatgtaagaacttgttcgttattcttcagaagattggagacttttgagagttaggcttggggttgattaatgattgtatatggagtcccctatacagaattttattgttgttaacaaccatttgatcaataaatatgagaggtgccctctcagcaccattCTTGCGCTgttatgccttgagtcccctggctggtcctttcagatctttgatatctcatcacgtctcctcccttatctgtgggtcagaggcagggagggatcgACactcctgctctttctcctccaggGAGAGCTCCCTCCAATCCCCACTCCTCTGGCATACTTCAtcctgctggtaaatctttcaaactgttgCCTGTCTGTTGGTTCTCAGCAGGACCGCTGGAGCATGCATGTATTCCAGAAGCAACAGGAGTCACAGCCTTCCcaagtgctccaactctccctggtgtccagccccattactCATCAAAGTCCAGTGCAGTGTGGGCTCGTGTTCCCAGAGCTGATCTCCAGGGCCACGTGTACAGGATTCTTGAACACTTATCCCCTCCCCGcaccattcctctccctcctacctgtgggctgggatgggggaagggcatagGTCCCAATTCATCACTGCTCTGCCACTTTGCCCTTGTCGGTGtggttttctcttcttcaccaggtgtagatggtctgttctgcaaccttcaggtcattttcaggcttagtactatttgctgtagttactTCAGTGGTGTGCATGTAGGGGAAGGTTTGTGCcatgccttcctactctgcccccttttcctggttctccacactgtcttttgattggagcatttaggccatttacatttacagttaTTGAtctatatgtacttattgccattttgttaaatatttcctGATTGTGTGTGCTGttgttctctgttcctttcttcctttcttgctctcttgtgttttatgactttctttagtgttatggttgggTTCCCTTCCCTTTATTGTGCATCTGTTATGTGTTTGGTTTATGGTTACCATGAGATTCTTATATGACTTCCTATGAATATAACAATCATAATAAgctgatggtcacttaagtttgTATGCGGTCTAACAGCACTACATTTCTTactctccctcctccacattttatgtatgtaacACCTTTTTATTAAGTAGTTTCCCCAATTTTGAGATGATTGTTTTGTCTAGTTTTGTCCTTTTGACGTCCATGCTAACTGATCTACTGTCTCTTTTATAAAGTTTTCTTTACCAGtagaaattttttcctttgttaaataTCTTGTTTCTATTTagagtcttttcttttcctcttaaagaggTCCCTTTAACaattcttgtaaggctggtttagtagtggtgaactcttttaacaagtttatctgtgaagctctttatctctccttcaattccaaatgataaccttgctggcaGAGTATTCCTGGTTGGAGGTTTTCTTccattcagcactttgaatatatcatgtcattcccttctgacctgtaaaacCAGCTGATAACCTTTTGGGGTTCCCTTATATGTAATTTGTTGCTTTTCTCCTGCctcttttaagattctctctgtgtctttgatctttgacattttaatgatgATGTGTCTTGGGGTGGACCTCCTTGAGCGCATTCATCTTGCGtggagctctctgtgctttctGGGCCTGCTAGactgttttcttccccaggttagggaagtttgcAGCTcttatctcttcaaataaattttctcctCTGTCTCTTCTAGGATTCTTAAATGTGGATGTTATGATGTCTGATGTCCAATGCTTTCTTACCCTatactcatttcttttcattctttattccttCTGCCATTCAGcctgagtgctttccattactctgtcttccaagtcACTAATCCATTCTACTGCATCCTTTAGTCGgtgtttcatttccttcagtgtatttttttattttatcagtgaATTCTTCATCTCTTGATTGGTTCTTTTTCTAGACTTTCTGTCTCCTTGTTGAGGTTTGCCTTGGgttctgctattgttttctcCAGTCCAGTgagtatctttataaccattgtATTAAATTCTTTATCTGGTAAATGGTTgactctgtttcattttgttttttgtttttttctgttttttattttcttgtttggttACTTGAAGAATATTCCTCTGTCTCATCATTTTCTATGATTTTTGGCACTTGGTTCTATGAATTAATTGAAAGGGCTTGCTTTTCTGGTCTTAAAGGATTGACCTTGTAGGAGAGTGCCCTGTGTAGACTGCATAGGCCTCATGGTTTTGGCAAGCTGGGGGCTGTGAGATGAGCTTTCCCTGGTGCTGGAGCTCCCAGGGCATGGTCCTGGGGGTGCGGCTTTGGGACCCCATTGGGGGGGATCCTGGATTCTGCATTTGTTGAAGAAAGGGTGGTGTGCCAGTGGCAGATTGGCGGTGCAATTCTAGTAATCTGGTACCAGCTAAGTCCCCCTGTGCACGCATATGCCTGTGCACACTCTGGACTGCTAAAGTGATTTCTCACATCGGGGCCCATCAGGCCCCTCTGGCAGCATGGAATCACTCTGCACTTTTCCCCCACAGCCGCTGCCTGCTCTGGGCTACTCCCAGGAATTCCCACCTCAGCACCCAGGGTTCTGCTGGTGGCTGGGATCAGGCACTGTATGGGCACATATCACCCCACAGTCCCTGCACATTCTTTCATGCTGCAGGGAATTCTTACATTGGTGCCCACCAATCCCTCTAGCAGCCAGGATCAGACATCATTCACACACATTCCCCTGTGGCCCCCATGCAGTTGAGCTGCTCCAGGGAATTCCCACATAGGTGCCTGCCAGTCCCACTCGTGGCCAGGATCAGACACTTTGCTCTTATTCCCTGTGGACCCTGTGCACTCTGGGCTTCTCTGGAGAATTCCTACAATGGTGCCCACCGGGTCCAGCTGGTGGCCAAGTGTCAGCCCCACAAATGCATTCTTTTGCGGTGCTCTGGGGAAATGCCTTGGTGGGACCGGCCCACATATTTGTGCACCCTCCCTGTGGGTGTGTGGAAGAAGTGCAAACAGTGGTGCTGGCCAGCTCTCCTGATCCCAGATGGCCTCCAATGTTTTCCTTCTTAAGCAGTGGGTACTTAGTGCTGAAACTTAGGTTCTTTCACTTGTGATCTAGTTCCTTTTCTCTGTGCCCTAGGGCAAGGATTCCACACCTGGCTCTCAGCTGgaccccttccccttccctctgccaGTTGCTGTGCTGGGATTGCGGTTCCTGTGGTTCCTGGGTTTCTGTCTCTCCTCCTGCCttgggttttttgtgtgtgtgtgatctttcTGTCCCTCCTTGTATAGAAGGTCGTGTTCACTTCAGTCTCCACTCTTCTTCAGGGTGAAATACTCTGTGTAAGTGTAGATCTGGTGGAAGAAGGTGACTTCAGGCTTTTTCTACTCTATGATTTTCCCAGAATCCTGTTTCTCTGGCTCTTGTTACCATTTTTGGCTTAAAGGCTATTTTATCTGATTTAACTATGGCTGATTTCTTCTGATTTGCATTTGCATGGAATTTCTTCTTCTATCACTTCATTTTTAACCTACATATATCTTTAGAGCtgaatgagtcttttgtaagAAGCATATATTTGGGTTTTATTGTGTACCCAGCCACTTGGTGCCTTCTGAATGGTGAATATAATCTATTCACATTTAGAGTGATTCTTGATAAGTGAGGACTTgctatattattttattgtttgctttctggttgtcttatatttccattgtttcttttGCCCTAGGTTTCTGCCTACCTTTGTAGATTGTTTTCCATGGAAGTATACTGTTGCCAATTTAAGCTTCTGTTTGTTCAGTGTTTCTTCgtggaaactaaggcttagagctTCCAGGTCTGCCATTTTCACGCTTCATGCCACTAGTTTGtgtgtaatttcattttttaatttatcaaggaaatgctTGAACATAAATTTAAGATAGAACACTATTACAAATACACTATTACAAATACATATGAGTCTCTTGCCCCATACCACCCCACTTCTGATCCTACTCCTCAGAGAGAGCCATTTGCAAGTattccagattttatttttttgaacataTATATCTAATATTTACTGTGACCATGTATCTAATAATGTGTTTATACACTAAGACATGTTTATACTTTATGCTGTTTCTTGCTGCTTAAGGTTACATATTCTCTGTTAACTTCTTACTGTGGAAGAAAAGAATTTAGCTTTGTTATATCTCAGCTCCCTTACATGATTCTGCTCTATGCATCCATTCTCCCAGAATAGCTATATTACTAGAATGTTTGGCCTCAAGGTTTAATTGTGGAGCTGTGTATTGATGCCCATCTCTCAATTCTCATGGAAGAGTGGGGCACTAAATCAGGACTGGAGCCGAGTGCCAGAAGCCCACGTGTCTGCTCTGTTCCATACTGCCTCCTTGCTGGGGACTGTAGGTCCCTGTGGTTGCCTGTGAGCTCTCACAATCAAGGGTTTCCTTCAAAATTATCATAAATTAACAACTATCCCAGAGTAGATAGGTGGGTTGAAGACTCTTGTTTCCTATAAATTGTCTTTGGAGTGTGTCCTTTTCACTCAATGGGATAACAGAGGAGAGAAGTAAtggggaggaaaagggaaagtgttACTATCATTAGTAGGAATGGTGTTGTCTTGCACTTCAGTGTGGGTCTGAGAGAAAATCTCTATTTAAGTAGGTAGACAAAGTCTGCTGCTTTGCTACCCAGCAGCTGGCAGACTCAGGGTCACCCTGACCTGCCAAGTGCGATGGGTAGAGTGTGGGGTTTGCAGCCAGGGCTGGGTTCACATCCATGCTAGCTATTGAAACTGTGTCACATTCTATGACCTGTGGaatcctgttttctcatctgaaaagtgggaATAATTGTACTATCATAGGGTTGTTCTGGAATCAGAAATCATGTATGTAAAGTGCCTGATAGATATGTACTCACTGGGTAATCTTGATATTGGGGTCATCTGTCCTTAGTTTCCTCACTATTTGCTGACGGTTTGAGATGTAGCCTTAGAGGCAGAAGGAATGGCGGGGAGGGAGACCTGAGAGCCATGACCCACCCCCGTGTtcaagggctggaggaggagcagagagctgggaatGGTGATTCCCAAGGGGAAATGGGGGACCAGGAGAGCCAGCATATCAGAATTTCTGGAGGCTTTACCGACCAATGCATCCTACCTCATTTCCTAACATTCCCACGTGGCATGATCAACCATCCGTGTTTGCCGCCAAAAGCTCCTCATCTGAGAAGTCCTTCAGCCCCTACCACAGAAGTCTAACTGGTCAATTGCTGCCCCTCACATTGACTAAAGTCACCACGAGGGTAACCCACTGATTTCCCTCCAGGAGCTGTGGTGGGCTTTAGCTATTTCAGGAGCTGGGGGCGCTCATGGAGGAGCTTGCTAAGGGcctgcaggaaggcagggaaggcagaaacTATGCCAATATGATACATGCACCTCCGTCTCTGACTcatgtcttcttctttttcagatcacACAGTGTAAACAACAATTGGATGTTCACACGGAGCTTTGTGCAGGATTTggtgaacagatttaaaaagtatGGCTTTTCAGCTCTGTGTTGTGGGGCGTTTTCCTCTCTGACTAAGTACATTGCTATTTAGATGCAGCGGACATGGGACTGCCTCAGGTCGAAAAGCTCAGGGCAGTGTTctgaagcaggagagaaggacagaTCCCATTTGTTTCCTAAGATCTatgcagccttgcttggctcCTTCCTGGGAGTCAGGCCTTGTTTTCAGGGGCACAGTCTTCCCCGGAGGACCTCACAGATTAGGAAATAGGCAAACTCCTTAACACTGTAACTAAGCATCTGGTTGTGGAAATTTTATCTAGATCTTGAAGGATGAGAAATAGAGGGTGACAAGAACCATGAAGGTCATTTGAGCAATAAGGGGTCTATTTGGCTGAACATGGTTAACATGGGAAGGTGGGAGATGAAAAGAGAGGTCAACTTGTGGCCAAGGCAAAGAGGCCAATAATGCCAGGAAGCAGGGCTTGGATTTCCTGCTGTGAGCCATAGGGAGCTCTGGACGATGCGTGATCAGAGGGGCTGGTGGGACTCCAGAAAGACAGGACTCCAGCTGTACTCCAGGCAGAGAAGTCTCATAATGGTGGGCAAGAGCCAGGACCAGTGGGGAGCTCATATAGGGACCTGTGGGAACAATGTAACTAAAGGATAACGAGGGCCAGGTGATCAGAAGAAAGGGGCCAGAAGGTGAAAAGGGAGGGGAGAATATGAATGGCTGATGAGGGAGGATAATTTCTTTGAGATGAGGGGGAGGGAATTGGGGAAGATCGTCCAGGGAGGAGAAGAAGTGAAAGTACAAAGAATTTGTCAGGAGAGGAGAAGCCAGCTTGGGAGGGCCCTCATGGAAGAGCATGTAGCTGCCTATCTCCTTGTGCGTGCAGCagccctgtgtgcatgtgtgtgtgtgagagagagggaggcagagagagcaaaCAGACTTTTGGGATTTGGGTCTACAGGGTGCTATGCCGCACTCTGACAAAAGGGCTGCACGCCTTCCAGGCCTCATAATCCTTCACTAAAGTGATGAGAACTTCTGGAGTCCAGGAAATGGACTCCACACTAAAAGAGACAGAATGGAGAACAGGGAACTTGGTGGGTACCCCCTCCCTGTCGCACATCAGCATCACTTTCCGCCTGTGTGTATAGTTGCTCACAAGCCCATGTTTCCTCCCAAGCCCCAAACAGCGTGTGTCCTTCATCACCTACTCCACACACGGCCGCATCAACATGAAACTGACCTCGGACAGGTAAGTGTTTCACTGATCCCCTAAAGCAGACCCAGCAatcaggccacagggagggccagggagcagagggggccCCTGAGCCCACACTGAGGAACCCACTGGTGTGCAGGCACGGCTGCCCTGGACCCTCCCCTCACTGCCTTCCCTGACCTTCAGCCCTGGCCCCCTGGGCCCCACTGCGCCTCTGCACTGGCGCTGCCTGGACCCTGTGCTAGTAGACAGACTCCTCCCCTCAAAGCCCAGCCCTCCACCTgacccaagtccttccctccGTGCTCTGCCCTTTCCCTAGAACAGGCTGACTGTGAAGATTCCCAAATCAGGTGGAGCAGATGTGGGGGGCCTTTTGGGACATAGCCCGGCACCTGCTGTTGTGTGTCACTTTCTGCCCTGGGCCACTGGGGAAAGGGGGAGACAATCAGAaccagggaggaagggatgggtaTCATCCAAGTGTGGGTGCTTCAGTGGAGGGGAGCATGTTCCCCCTGAGTCTGGTCAGGTGAGCCCAGGAGTGGGTCCTGgagtggggctggaggaaggCACCGTGGGCCTGCATCCCAGGAGGGTCTAGGTGGGAGGTGGGAAATTACGGAGCTTCTGAGTAGCAGTGAGGTTAAAATTCTCATGGAAGAAAATGACTGGAACCCCCCTGAGGAGCACCAGACAGAGCCTGAGGACCCTGCACTGGAGGGTCCCAGGGCCTGTGGACAGGAGGGGCCAGGGTGGGCATGGTGACCTTGGCAAGCTCTGCCTTAAGTGTGTGAGTACAGTGTGCCCTCTCCAGGGCCCCCGGGGGGCGGTCGTGCTGCCAGTCACACTGTGATGGAATTGCAATTGGGATCCCCCTGTACTCACCATGGACAGTCAGAGTATATCCCTGGGTGAGGCCCCCAGTTCTGCACAGCTTAGacagagctgagcacagagaggACCAGGCCATCCCTATGGGCCCTATGGGCCTAGAAAGCAGCGTCCCCTTGTCACCCTACTCACCCGATAGGGACTGGGAAGGTGGGAACCAGGCCAGCCAATGCCAAAGGCACAGGACAGAGGGCCGGGACAGGGCTCCTTGACTTGGCCCTCTCCTGTCCCGGCAGGGCTGCATGCAGTGCAGATGGACAAGGACAGCCTGGGGCTGGTTGTAATAGGCAACCTCTCGTTCCATCTCCCAcctgctcttatttttttttttcagagaacaaATAAGCAATTCTGTTATTGAATTGCTCAATGTACTACCTACAGGAGCCATAAATATGCAGCACGGATTGGAAAAGGTACAGAATCTAGATTTCTGAGATGTGGCTCTGCTTTATCAAGTTCTCAGAGGGTCATCATTGGGTCATCTCACTGTCCCCCCCAacaattttccttcattttgttgcagGCAAACGAGCAGATAGAAAGAACACGTGCTGCAGGTAAGTGAGCTGCTTCCTGCCTTCTTGGCGATGGTGTCCGGGgaaagagccaggcctgggcctcagTGAGGTCGGTGCAGACCATGCCAGGCCGCGTCCAAGCACTGACTCCTGGAGCCAGctgcttgccctctctgagcgGCAGCCTCCTGCTTCGAGCAGTGGGGATGAAAACCACCCCGGTGATGTTCCACAGCACACAAGGGGTCACGTGTGCGACTTCATGGTTCCTAGGAAATGTGAGGCGCTGACCCTGGAGCTGGGCTgcatgaagaagaaagggggataCCTAGGGGGTCCTAGAGCGGTGGGACTTCAGTGTGAGAAGGGAGCCTGACCTTCCCCCTTGCTGAGCACACATTCCTCCCTGACTCCTTCTCCCTTCAACTCCTTCCCTTGGGCTGATGCTCCTGCTCTGTGTCTCCCATAATGTAAAAGACTGCGCCTGTCACAGAACATCTTCATCTTGGCTGTAGGGTCTAGGAAAGGTGTGTGGCCCAGGGAGAGGCattgagctggggagggggtctACTGCTCACCTGCCTCTGACCTAAAGCCCTGAGCCTGGGTCTACAGGTGCCCAcgggagagctgtgggtgaggtCCAGAGCTGGACCAGGCCTGCATGGACCTGCGGGAGTCTTGCACAGTAGGTGTGCCCACTcctgcttttgctcatctggaaggcTGATGCTTATCCTGTGAAATTCCTGGAGTTGCCTTTCAGGGCAAAGATTGCACTGTCTGGTAGAAGTGACAGTTCTGCAGGAAGAGCCCTAAGCTgggctcagtctcctcatctgcaaattggGTCCTGGGCCAGGGGCACTTCTTGTTGCATGACAAGCTGCAAAGCCTTCCAGGCATTTGGGTGGCAGGTGCTCAGGTCTGGGTGGCCTCTCTCCAGGAGGGTGAGGTGTGGCAAGCAGTGCTCAGGTCCTGGAAGCCTGTGGCAGTTGCTCTCATTGACCCCGTcactccctgcctctcccacaggAGCAGAGGTTCCCAGCCTCATCATCGTGCTGACAGGTGGAGAACTGCTGCCAGAATCCTTGGCAGAGACAAAAGTTGAAGTGAGTCAAGCCCATTGTTACCAGCCTTTTGGTCCACATATTTGGACCAAATTGATTATACCCAccacttcctctttctcaggctgcAAAATCTAAGCAGTTGGGGGCAAGTCTTTTTTTTGTCGGAGTGCAAAATTACCAGAAATACCAGGTAATTCTGAGCAGGTAACGAGGGGTCACTTGTGAGCCTAGCTGGGGAAAGCTTCAAAGACAGCTCTATGAGGGTCGCCCAGAGGATGGGCCTCTACCCACCAAAAAGTGCCTGGGGAATGGGGTTGGGCCCTCTCCACTTAGGCTGGGTCCAGGGAGTTGAAAGATGTACAAGGTGGCCGTTCAGAatgaataacaagtgttgtgTCAGACCTGCACAGCAGAGGTGAGGGTGGAAGAGCTTTCCCTCCCCTGAGGGCAGGCTGCTGGTGGATGCCAGGGTCTAGCCCCTGGTGTCTGTCTCCTGGGATGGGGACCTCTGCATCATCACCCCTGGCTGTGGGCCCAGgctgtctcctctccctttcaGCTGTTGGAAATTGCTGGCGAAGAGGATCATGTGTTTGGAGTGGACAGTGGATACCCTGGACTGGAAGACATCGTTGACCCAGTGAGTGAGGGGGGATGAAGGGGGCTGCACACCGTGCCCCCGCCGTTCACTCCCATGACCCTGCTACTCCTCTCTCTCTATTTCAGCTCGTAGCAAGGTCTTGTGTGCAGATTACATCTGTGGATTTCTCCCGTATCTGCTCTAGAGGTGATAACTGGAGTCGCTGTTGTAAAcgcagaagtgtgtgtgtgtttgttttgtgaatgtgccatgtgtgtggtgggagtggTGTATGTAGTTCCAGTCTGCGCAGTGTGTTTGAGCccaccatgtgtgtgtgtggtgcgtgtGGTGTGAATGTGTATAATGTGCTGTCTGTACGTGAATGTGGTGTCTGTTGGGGGATTGTGGTTTAGAATGCACATTGGGTCCATAGAACGTTTTTGTCAGCTATGTATGTAAGTCTGTGTGAGGTACGGGTGCCTGAGGTGTCCTGGGGGTGGGCATGTGATGGCATCTTTGCCCAGGTTTGTAACGGGCTCCCTATCACTTTAGAGCACACTGCACAATGGCTTGGTGACTGTACTGCAAAATAACTGCCACATAAGTTTagtgtaattattttctttaatctcaCATCCAAAAGATTtatgaggaaatttaaaaaactgttttaaaaacctgaatgacACTACCAAATGGGACCCAACCATATATAACCACGACAATACGTCAAACTATTTACAAATCACCCCAGAAATCCAAGTCTGATTagtatttgaaatgtaatttgaGTGGGTAAGGGACCTCCGGGATGACAGCTTCCAGCTGAGCCAGCTATTGGGGGCAGCTGTCTGACTCCCCATCTTCTGAACATGGGGGGGGAGCCAAGCAACTCCACACCTGGGGGCCTTCCCTGCTCCTCCTGGGTTAAGCGCTCAGCCGTGCAGCCAGTTTGACATCTCATTTCTATAATTACC from the Manis javanica isolate MJ-LG chromosome 16, MJ_LKY, whole genome shotgun sequence genome contains:
- the LOC140846858 gene encoding anthrax toxin receptor-like isoform X4, coding for MLGPMLVVFLLLLLPSPLLTTRSTLHHYLTQDQGHHPSSRLQGSPADGESCWSTYDVYFVLDSSHSVNNNWMFTRSFVQDLVNRFKNPKQRVSFITYSTHGRINMKLTSDREQISNSVIELLNVLPTGAINMQHGLEKANEQIERTRAAGAEVPSLIIVLTGGELLPESLAETKVEAAKSKQLGASLFFVGVQNYQKYQLLEIAGEEDHVFGVDSGYPGLEDIVDPLVARSCVQITSVDFSRICSRGIKAVSVQDTSITCPGLKMNNRGWAIFIDISLNNGLTFIRTDLDVSRRNCVTSRISTQS